Proteins from a genomic interval of Lolium perenne isolate Kyuss_39 chromosome 1, Kyuss_2.0, whole genome shotgun sequence:
- the LOC139833103 gene encoding protein FAR1-RELATED SEQUENCE 5-like: MQPEYNNGHLSGNLNVESNNSHEHAASWTPRLGMEFSTTDEAWNFWVSYAGKTGFDARKHYSNKNKDGVVTSTRFLCGKEGHRSRDKRESQYKSSRAETRTGCNARMGIILNRETNKYQVHDFVAEHNHIFYRPDMIHLIPSQRKICPLDAMDIDAADHAGIAPKAAHVFSGEVVGGTSNLGYTLQDRKNYLRSKRQRSLQYGEAGAR; this comes from the exons ATGCAGCCAGAATACAACAATGGACATCTGAGCGGAAATCTCAACGTGGAATCCAACAACAGCCATGAACATGCTGCAAGCTGGACTCCCAGGCTAGGTATGGAATTTAGTACAACAGATGAGGCATGGAATTTCTGGGTTTCTTATGCAGGAAAAACTGGATTTGATGCTAGAAAACACTATAGCAATAAAAATAAGGATGGAGTGGTGACATCAACAAGATTTTTATGTGGAAAAGAAGGTCATCGATCAAGAGATAAACGCGAGAGTCAATACAAGTCTTCGCGTGCTGAAACAAGAACAGGATGTAATGCACGGATGGGAATTATTTTGAACAGGGAAACTAACAAATATCAAGTGCATGACTTTGTGGCAGagcacaatcatatcttttatcgGCCGGATATGATCCACTTGATCCCATCTCAGCGGAAAATTTGTCCATTGGATGCCATGGACATAGACGCAGCAGATCACGCTGGCATTGCACCTAAGGCAGCACATGTATTTTCTGGAGAAGTTGTTGGCGGAACTTCCAATCTTGGATACACACTGCAGGATCGCAAAAATTATTTGAGGAGTAAGCGCCAACGTAGCTTGCAGTATGGTGAAGCAGGAG CTAGATAG